CAATCCGAAAAATAATCTGAGTTCAGGTATTATGGTTCTTCCAGGAAATTATACAGTTCAGATGTCAAAAAGCATTGATGGTGAGATAACTATACTTAGCGAGCCTGTTTCATTTGAAGTGAAATCGCTGAATAACAGAACACTTCCGGCGCAAAATCCAGAAGATGTTCTTGCCTTCCATAAAGAGCTGACCAGCTTATCTAAATCGGCCAATAGTGCGAGGAGTGCATATAACGAAATCAATGAGCGCATTGATTACTATAAAGCTGCTGCTAGAATTGTTGAAAGTTCATCACTGAACAATATGATTACTGAACTTGAAGAATCACTGGATGAAATTCAGGTGGTGTTGTTTGGAGATGGAATCAAACGAAGACTGGAAATAGATCAGACTCCTTCATTAAGCAATAGAATTAATATTGCCATTGGTTCAGGGCTTAATTCTCTTTCTGACCCAACTGAGACTTCTAAAATGGTGAAGCAAATAGCTGAAACTCAGTTAGGCCCTGTCATTGATTCTCTGAAAGAGATGCTGGAATATAAAATCCCTGCTATTGATGCAGAACTCACCAGGTTAAATGCACCCTGGACCCCAGGAAGGATTATAGACCTGGATAATTAAAACAGATTTGAGATAATATTACTTCGCCATTTTCGAATTTAACTCTGCTGTGATTCCGATCCCGAAAACTATCGGGATCGGAATCTTACGTTAGGGCTTTGATTTAAAAATTGTGCATTCTGAGCTTCATTATATATATAACTTCCTACCCATCTTATGGGTCATCCCGAATTTATTTCGGGATCTTTGTAAGGGTTAGTTTTGTGAAGTGTCTTACAAAGCATGAACAAAGGTTATGTCTATTTTGTAAGTAATTTTAGAAGGTCTAGTTTATACATAGGTGTAACGAATAATCTTTCAAGAAGGATTTGGGAGCATAAAGAAGGAATCTGTTCTTCCTTTACATCAAAGTATAAACTTACTGTTCTTGTTTATGCTGAAGAATTTGATTCAATAGCAGATGCTATCGCACGAGAGAAACAGTTAAAGAACTGGCATAGACAGTGGAAGTGGAATCTAGTGAAAGACCATAATCCCAAATTAGAGGATTGGTATGAGACTCTGAGAGCTTAGCCTTTTCATAAGATCCTGAAACAAGTTCAGGATGACTTCGATGTTTTAAATGATAATGTTTAGGGTTATTTAGATAATTGCTCAATATCTCGACTCCGACTGATTGCACCCTGGACCCCAGGAAGGATTATAGACCTGGACGACTAAATTGAAGGGCGGATGCTGAAAGCAGTTAGTTTTCAGTCTCCGCACCACTATTTATTTATGAATCAAGACGACTACTCGAAAAGATAATCTATCTGCAAGCTACTCTTTTCTTAACGTCTACTTTCCTTTCTCCTTCCATCATCACGAGTTCAGATTCCTGATCTGTAGAGGAACTAACATTGATTTAGCAATTGCTATGTATAAACAAATCATGTCTTACCAAACCCGAATCAGGTGTATGGAGATTTGTAATATCCTAATGCAAATCAGATTGAATAAATATCTACAATCTTATAAATAATTGAGGCTCATGGGTATAGTATTAATAATTAAATGTTGTATACCGATATAAATTTTTTTCAATTATTTAAATTGCAAAGTGTTGTTAAACAATTATTTGTTTTCTCCCTTTATCCAAAGGGGTTTTGTATTATAAATCTGAGAAAAAATTACAGGCTATTTCTCTTAAGATTCATAGGATCTCTATTTCTATATATTTATTTCTGAATATAATCCCAGATGGGACACCATATTTTTGCAAGGGAATGAAATAAGATTTATGAGTCACTTTCAAAATTAACAGGCTTGTATCAACTGAAAATCGGATTCATAAACACAAAAAGAGAACGATTTTCCTAAACAAATGACATTATGAAAAAAGTAGTATTAATTTTTGCGTTCCTAGCTCTATTTGTTCAATCGGCTGATTCTCAGAGTAGAACGCTATACGATGACGGCTTCCTTGCTGGATATACGTATCACGAGATGGATAGAAGAGATATGTACGAAGCTTCTTTGGAGCTGGCCCTTGAACAAGGTCAAAATGAATATGCAATGGGATTGGTTGATGGATGGATGGCCTATACGCCACCAAATACAGATCCTTTTTTCTTAAATCCACTGTCAGATCGAGCAAAGGTTAGTGACTTCAAGGATATGGATTGAAGTAGGCTAATCCTCTATTTTATTAATAGTCCAACACCGGAGGCCTTCTCTGGTTTGGGCTATTAATTCTTTTAAACCATCCCCGTTAATGTCTTCAATAATGGGGTATCTCATACCAGATGTAGGGATGTTAAAAATGCGCTCACCTGTCAATAACTCCCAGGCAAATAACCTTCCAAATTCTGCTAACATTACTAATTCCTGCCTACCATCAGAATTGATATCTACAATCTGAGGGGTCATGGTATTAGAAGCAGGTTGTCCAAGGCTGTGGGTTACCTCCAGTTCACCATCTGGGTTGAATAGAAAAGCAGAACCGTTAGCACTTTGAGTAACATATAAGTCAGAACGGTAAAAACGGGTACTGTCCCGAAGAAGAACATTAGGTTCAACGGTGAAGTTGATCAAGGGACTATTAGTAGCATACAGGGATTTGATGGATACAGAATCCATTTGAATACTAATTGACAGAGAGTCCTTGAAGCTGGGTCTTCTTCCAATAGAATAGAGGTAACCATCTGTTGCAGATCCCAGAATTTGCTCTTCAAATGGGAAAGGCGAATTGGTGAAGCTGGCATTCGTAAAACTGGGGTAACCTGGGCGAACGCCACCGCTTCTCAGCCAGCTATGAAGGATATTTTGAGAATATGCCCATACCGACCATGTGCCATCCACTTGAGTGAAAACAGGCGAAGTGTTTACAATCGTATTTGTAAACTGGGGCCAACCGCGAACATTCTGACCACGACCGTCGAGCACATGTATTCTTCGATTCTCAGTTGCTACAATAATTTCCGGGATACCATTACGCAATACATCGGTTACTACAATAGGGGTACTGATGCGTTCTCCAACCTCAATAGGAAATTGTGGTAACAGATTACCAGCTTCATTCCAGGCAAAAACTTTTGTCCCTG
This genomic window from Balneola sp. contains:
- a CDS encoding GIY-YIG nuclease family protein yields the protein MNKGYVYFVSNFRRSSLYIGVTNNLSRRIWEHKEGICSSFTSKYKLTVLVYAEEFDSIADAIAREKQLKNWHRQWKWNLVKDHNPKLEDWYETLRA